A genomic region of Leptolyngbya sp. NIES-2104 contains the following coding sequences:
- a CDS encoding GDP-mannose 4,6-dehydratase, with protein MKKALITGLTGQDGSYLAELLLEQGYHVYGLVRRSSSGNVDRISHLAGTAEILSGDLLDQCSLMDAISYTQPDEIYNLASQSYVPLSWTQPALTAEYTALGVSRLLESIRRCKSDARFYQASSSEVFGQPDESPQTERTAFRPRNPYGVAKAYAHWMTINYRQQYGLYSCCGVTYTHESPRRGTEFVFRKITRGAAMIKMGLSKELKLGNLDAKRDWCYAKDAVRAMWMMLQQDQPDDYIIASGETHSVRELVQTAFDCLGLNWEEFVSVDSSFYRPDEEVQLVGSIDKIRKQLNWEPEYSFKQLVELMVDQDLKELSAS; from the coding sequence GTGAAAAAAGCACTGATTACCGGACTGACCGGACAAGACGGATCGTATCTGGCGGAATTGTTGCTCGAACAGGGCTACCACGTTTACGGATTGGTACGGCGATCGAGTTCGGGAAATGTCGATCGAATTAGTCATTTAGCCGGAACAGCCGAGATTTTGTCCGGTGATTTGCTCGATCAATGTTCGCTGATGGATGCCATTTCTTATACTCAACCTGACGAAATCTATAATTTGGCTTCTCAAAGCTATGTGCCGCTTTCGTGGACGCAACCTGCTTTAACGGCTGAATACACCGCTTTGGGCGTGTCGCGATTGTTGGAATCGATTCGCCGCTGTAAGTCGGATGCCAGATTTTATCAAGCTTCGAGTAGCGAAGTGTTCGGGCAGCCGGACGAGTCACCGCAGACTGAGCGAACCGCTTTCCGTCCTCGAAATCCCTACGGAGTGGCGAAAGCGTACGCTCACTGGATGACGATTAATTACCGTCAGCAGTATGGGTTGTATAGCTGTTGTGGCGTGACTTACACACACGAATCTCCGCGCCGTGGAACTGAATTTGTGTTCCGCAAAATTACACGGGGAGCGGCGATGATCAAGATGGGATTGTCGAAAGAATTGAAGCTCGGAAATTTGGACGCAAAACGGGATTGGTGTTATGCAAAAGATGCCGTTCGAGCCATGTGGATGATGCTACAGCAAGACCAGCCGGACGATTACATTATTGCGAGTGGTGAGACGCATTCGGTTCGAGAATTAGTTCAGACTGCTTTCGATTGTCTGGGCTTAAATTGGGAGGAATTTGTTTCTGTTGATTCAAGCTTTTATCGACCGGATGAGGAAGTGCAATTAGTGGGGTCGATCGACAAAATTCGCAAACAGTTAAACTGGGAGCCAGAGTATTCTTTCAAACAGTTGGTTGAACTGATGGTCGATCAGGATTTGAAGGAATTGAGTGCGTCATGA
- a CDS encoding glycosyltransferase family 1 protein, which yields MKIAIDVTPWMPKPSGIGLYVSNLIQGLTALRSSEGFDLELVYQPGLKNWIKRNLSFPDYLQHYSNLRFYPFPVRVSNLFLEAPSLFSTQLNSFSENSDIVHGTNYTVFPVQKSRRVMTIYDISFVKYPEYANSTVKAYTNRLKKCLQWTDLVLTISQSSKQDIVEYLGFDPERIWVTHLASRYLLAPSKPESSQPYILFVSTIEPRKNLKSLISAFESLKRNYQIEHELILIGQKGWLYEPIFEQVARSPFRSSIRHLSYLSDDQVAEFYQNADVFVYPSHYEGFGMPVLEAMTLGAPVVTSNTSSLPEVAGDAAVLIDPNNVEQLSEEILRVIRDRQFRDSLIQKGKEQAKLFSWEKTAKETLNAYRSML from the coding sequence ATGAAAATTGCGATCGATGTGACTCCTTGGATGCCAAAGCCCAGCGGAATCGGGCTTTATGTCTCGAATCTGATTCAAGGATTAACTGCATTGCGATCAAGTGAAGGATTCGATTTAGAGCTAGTTTATCAGCCCGGATTGAAAAATTGGATCAAAAGAAATCTGTCGTTTCCAGATTATTTGCAGCATTATTCTAATCTGCGTTTCTATCCATTTCCGGTACGAGTTTCAAATTTATTTCTCGAAGCTCCTTCGCTCTTTTCTACTCAACTCAACAGCTTTTCTGAGAATTCAGATATTGTGCATGGAACGAATTACACGGTTTTTCCAGTTCAGAAAAGCCGTCGAGTAATGACCATTTATGATATTAGTTTTGTTAAATATCCTGAGTATGCAAATTCAACGGTTAAAGCCTATACAAATCGATTAAAGAAATGTCTTCAATGGACAGATTTAGTTTTAACGATTTCGCAGAGTTCTAAGCAGGATATTGTTGAATATTTAGGCTTTGATCCAGAACGAATTTGGGTGACGCATTTGGCGAGTCGTTATTTGCTCGCTCCAAGTAAACCTGAATCTTCTCAGCCCTACATTCTATTTGTCAGCACGATCGAGCCTCGAAAAAATCTTAAATCCCTAATTTCTGCATTCGAGTCTCTGAAACGAAATTATCAGATTGAACATGAATTAATTTTAATTGGGCAAAAAGGCTGGTTATACGAACCGATTTTTGAGCAGGTTGCTCGATCGCCTTTTCGATCGTCAATTCGACATCTCAGCTATCTTTCAGACGATCAAGTTGCCGAGTTTTATCAAAACGCTGATGTCTTCGTTTATCCATCGCACTATGAAGGTTTCGGAATGCCCGTACTAGAAGCGATGACCTTGGGTGCGCCTGTTGTGACGAGTAATACTTCATCGCTTCCAGAAGTTGCGGGCGATGCAGCGGTTTTAATTGATCCAAATAATGTAGAACAATTGAGCGAAGAAATTTTACGAGTGATTCGCGATCGACAATTCCGCGATTCTCTCATCCAAAAAGGCAAAGAACAAGCTAAATTGTTCTCTTGGGAAAAGACTGCAAAAGAAACCTTGAACGCTTATCGATCGATGCTGTGA
- a CDS encoding glycosyltransferase family 1 protein, with the protein MILINLSFLAAKPTGHTIYAKNLLPGLNLLDPVLLTGQNLPEYYCYKISDQLTPDQGTKGHFNRLKWTQFNLPGIYRNLQSNLLFSPIPEAPIFTKCRYVVTLHDFIPLKFPRFTSPLTQYYKHYIPHVLNQAEHILSDSESTANDAIAFYKIPSDKITIVPLAYDHQHFKFLDLPTENYFLYVGRHDAYKNIGRSLTAFSKLPNDYEFWIAGSPDPRFTPSLKAQAEELKIVDRVKFLSYVSYAELPELINRAIALVFPSLWEGFGLPVLEAMACGTPVITSNLSSIPEVAGDAALLIDPYDESAIADAMKSIIIDSQLRNQMRRKGLDRASQFSWQKTASHTAEILKRYL; encoded by the coding sequence GTGATCCTAATCAACCTCTCATTTCTAGCTGCGAAACCCACTGGGCATACCATCTATGCAAAGAATCTTTTGCCTGGTCTAAATCTGCTCGATCCTGTATTGCTAACCGGACAAAATCTTCCTGAATATTATTGTTATAAAATCTCAGATCAACTGACTCCCGATCAAGGGACAAAAGGACATTTTAATCGACTTAAATGGACACAATTTAACTTACCTGGAATTTATAGAAATCTCCAGAGTAATTTACTTTTCTCTCCAATTCCTGAAGCTCCAATTTTTACAAAATGTCGCTATGTTGTGACACTGCATGATTTTATTCCGCTTAAATTTCCGCGCTTTACATCGCCTTTAACCCAGTATTACAAACACTATATTCCTCATGTTCTGAATCAAGCTGAGCACATTTTGAGCGATTCCGAATCGACTGCAAATGATGCGATCGCATTCTACAAAATTCCATCCGATAAGATCACTATCGTTCCCCTTGCCTACGACCATCAGCATTTCAAATTTCTCGATCTGCCAACCGAAAATTATTTTCTTTACGTCGGTAGACACGATGCTTATAAAAATATTGGTCGATCGCTTACCGCTTTTTCCAAACTTCCAAACGACTATGAATTTTGGATTGCAGGCTCTCCCGATCCACGATTTACGCCGAGTTTAAAGGCTCAAGCTGAAGAACTAAAAATCGTCGATCGCGTTAAATTTCTCAGCTATGTTTCTTACGCAGAACTACCCGAATTAATCAATCGAGCGATCGCGCTTGTTTTCCCCAGTTTATGGGAAGGATTCGGCTTACCTGTCCTCGAAGCAATGGCGTGTGGAACTCCGGTCATTACCTCGAATCTTTCTTCAATTCCTGAAGTTGCAGGCGATGCTGCCTTGCTGATTGATCCTTACGATGAAAGCGCGATCGCGGATGCCATGAAATCAATCATTATCGATAGCCAATTACGGAATCAAATGAGACGAAAAGGACTCGATCGAGCTTCGCAATTCAGTTGGCAAAAAACGGCATCTCATACCGCTGAAATTCTCAAACGATATTTATAA
- a CDS encoding EamA family transporter, translating to MSIQEFVLFLISVVAGVVGQFFLKSGALKLGQLTASNAISHVIGIATTPELVIGLCFYAGAAVLYILLLTRVPLSILAPSVALQYVFSVMLGRFVFNEPIPIVRLVGVALIICGVVLLMAKK from the coding sequence GTGAGTATTCAAGAGTTTGTACTGTTTTTAATTTCGGTTGTGGCGGGCGTGGTCGGTCAGTTTTTTCTCAAATCAGGAGCGCTAAAACTAGGTCAATTAACAGCAAGTAACGCGATTAGTCATGTGATTGGAATTGCAACGACTCCTGAATTAGTCATTGGACTTTGCTTCTATGCAGGAGCGGCAGTGCTCTACATTTTGCTGCTGACTCGTGTGCCATTAAGTATTCTTGCTCCTTCGGTCGCTTTGCAATATGTATTCTCGGTGATGCTTGGACGATTTGTGTTTAATGAACCGATTCCGATCGTGCGTTTAGTCGGTGTCGCTCTTATTATCTGTGGCGTGGTTTTGTTGATGGCGAAAAAGTAG
- a CDS encoding Mo-dependent nitrogenase C-terminal domain-containing protein, with translation MDSSTSVRPTYTDEQISVWLRGLLTLAWSDDNFDETEQSLIASLTEHKLTQEETSRSLKSVSDEELRSTFAASPDCAENFLRTAVMVALADGIYTSTEDAVLEQFCQSLNTGTEILENLRLTLCDRHPETQELQPHPEVHLDILQPVRSWLDNTEIHDPKVARFLCKMIPPQCPFERDIKLFGHKVVHIPPLCKLNPLYEQLVGIRFRALSYLADDCGEDVTPYI, from the coding sequence ATGGATTCTTCAACCTCAGTCAGACCGACCTACACAGACGAACAGATCTCCGTTTGGCTACGCGGCTTACTTACTCTTGCTTGGTCAGACGATAATTTTGACGAAACCGAGCAAAGCCTAATCGCCTCGCTCACCGAACACAAATTAACCCAGGAAGAAACATCTCGATCGCTCAAGTCCGTTTCTGATGAAGAACTTCGATCGACCTTTGCCGCCAGTCCCGACTGTGCCGAAAACTTTCTCCGAACTGCGGTCATGGTGGCTCTAGCAGACGGCATTTATACTTCAACCGAAGACGCAGTTTTAGAGCAGTTTTGCCAGAGCTTGAATACGGGCACCGAGATTCTAGAGAATTTGCGTCTAACCTTATGCGATCGACATCCCGAAACTCAAGAGCTACAGCCGCATCCTGAAGTTCATTTAGACATTTTGCAGCCTGTACGATCGTGGCTTGATAATACTGAAATTCACGATCCGAAAGTGGCTCGATTCTTGTGCAAAATGATTCCCCCTCAATGTCCTTTTGAGCGTGATATCAAGCTATTTGGGCACAAGGTCGTTCACATTCCACCGCTTTGTAAATTGAATCCGCTCTATGAACAATTAGTCGGAATTCGCTTCCGGGCACTGTCTTATTTGGCGGATGACTGCGGTGAAGATGTGACTCCTTACATTTGA
- a CDS encoding zinc-dependent dehydrogenase codes for MKAQVFRGVNQLRYEDVPMPDIAADEVLVQVQVVGLCQSDIKKIKYPLLEPPRIFGHETAGTIASIGSDVKNWKIGDRVIVLHHIPCMHCAYCLNENFSMCEVYKNITTTAGFTPSGGGFAQYVKIPGHIVRNGGLMRIPDDVTFEQASFVEPTNCCLKAVKKAQIQPGQTVLVTGAGPIGLMFVMLVKYFGARAIATDLIPSRIEKALKIGADAAFDARDPELSSKIQNMTQGMGVDVSLLAVPSDKAFFQALDCTRKGGKILFFAEFPDEVEIPLNPNVLYRREIDLMGSYSSSYRVQALAAEIVFQRRIDVDALISDRFPLSNLAEAVDRAVSPTPDTYKILIYPQM; via the coding sequence ATGAAAGCCCAAGTATTTCGCGGCGTGAATCAACTCCGATATGAAGACGTACCGATGCCGGACATTGCAGCCGATGAGGTGTTGGTGCAGGTGCAAGTCGTGGGCTTGTGTCAGTCGGATATTAAAAAGATTAAGTATCCCTTGTTGGAACCGCCTCGGATTTTTGGGCATGAAACAGCGGGAACGATCGCATCAATCGGATCAGATGTAAAAAATTGGAAAATTGGCGATCGCGTTATCGTTCTGCATCACATTCCTTGTATGCACTGCGCTTATTGTTTGAATGAGAATTTCTCAATGTGCGAGGTGTACAAGAACATTACGACGACAGCGGGATTTACACCGAGCGGGGGCGGATTTGCCCAATATGTGAAAATTCCGGGTCATATTGTGCGGAATGGCGGATTGATGCGAATTCCGGACGATGTGACGTTTGAGCAGGCGAGTTTTGTGGAGCCGACGAACTGCTGTTTGAAAGCGGTGAAGAAAGCGCAGATTCAGCCAGGGCAAACGGTTTTGGTGACAGGAGCGGGACCGATCGGGCTGATGTTTGTGATGTTGGTGAAATACTTTGGAGCGAGAGCGATTGCAACCGATTTAATTCCTTCTCGAATTGAGAAAGCTTTGAAGATTGGAGCCGATGCCGCCTTTGATGCGCGAGATCCAGAGTTATCAAGCAAAATTCAAAACATGACTCAAGGAATGGGAGTCGATGTCAGTTTGTTGGCAGTTCCGAGCGATAAAGCGTTTTTTCAGGCTTTGGATTGTACTCGTAAAGGTGGAAAGATTCTCTTCTTTGCTGAGTTTCCCGATGAAGTTGAGATTCCATTGAATCCGAATGTGCTTTATCGACGGGAAATCGATTTAATGGGTAGTTATAGTTCGTCGTATCGGGTGCAGGCATTAGCGGCGGAAATCGTGTTTCAGCGACGGATTGATGTCGATGCGTTAATTAGCGATCGCTTTCCCCTCTCGAATCTCGCTGAAGCCGTCGATCGTGCCGTTTCACCTACACCTGATACCTACAAAATCCTGATCTATCCTCAAATGTAA
- a CDS encoding Uma2 family endonuclease: MTQAKARFTSIEEYLNYDDDTNARYELVNGELIELPNEDPRNLMIARSLLIYFVTQMGLSIERVGDKQQIAVNSSEVTAREPDLTVHSEASAAALLTQTQSLLAIEMPPPLLVIEVVSPGNPGSPNYELASERQRQRDYVEKRREYAARGIPEYWLVDPGRSIVLVLTLENGSYEGRGFRGNDAISSSAFPSLQLTAEQILRAGQ, from the coding sequence ATGACACAAGCAAAGGCACGATTCACGTCGATCGAGGAATATCTCAACTATGACGACGACACAAACGCCCGTTATGAATTGGTGAATGGGGAGTTAATCGAATTGCCGAACGAAGACCCGCGCAACCTGATGATTGCTAGATCTCTGCTAATTTACTTTGTTACTCAGATGGGACTATCGATCGAACGAGTCGGTGACAAGCAGCAAATCGCTGTCAATTCTTCCGAAGTTACAGCGCGAGAACCGGATCTGACCGTTCACTCAGAAGCATCTGCCGCCGCATTGTTAACTCAAACTCAGTCGCTGCTTGCGATCGAGATGCCGCCTCCGTTACTCGTGATTGAAGTAGTTTCTCCGGGTAATCCTGGAAGTCCGAACTACGAACTCGCAAGCGAGCGCCAAAGGCAGCGTGATTATGTTGAGAAGCGCAGAGAGTATGCTGCACGAGGCATTCCTGAATATTGGCTCGTTGATCCAGGTCGGAGTATTGTGCTTGTACTAACGCTTGAGAATGGAAGTTATGAAGGGCGGGGATTTCGCGGAAATGATGCGATCTCTTCTTCCGCTTTTCCGAGCCTACAGTTAACGGCTGAACAAATCTTAAGAGCAGGTCAATAA
- a CDS encoding Uma2 family endonuclease — protein sequence MTIAIPTKNYTSQEYLDLEIQAESRNEYRNGEIVPMPGGTPAHNEINSIFNSLLRVSLRGQPYSIFIADQRLWIPDRNIYTYPDSMIVRRPVELQAGRKDTITNPVLIAEVLSDSTEAYDRGEKFAAYRTIATFQEYLLINQSQRHLEHYVKQSANQWLFTEYNGNEARVSLATVPVEFALADLYENLEG from the coding sequence ATGACGATCGCAATTCCGACAAAAAACTATACATCGCAAGAGTACCTTGATTTAGAGATTCAGGCAGAAAGCCGCAATGAATACCGTAATGGAGAAATCGTTCCGATGCCCGGTGGAACTCCTGCTCACAATGAAATCAACAGCATTTTCAATTCTCTGCTGCGGGTCAGTTTGAGAGGGCAACCCTACAGTATTTTCATTGCGGATCAACGACTTTGGATTCCCGATCGCAATATTTATACTTATCCAGATTCGATGATTGTACGGCGACCCGTGGAGTTACAAGCGGGGCGAAAGGATACGATTACAAATCCGGTTCTGATTGCAGAAGTGTTGTCAGATTCGACTGAAGCATACGACCGTGGTGAGAAATTCGCGGCATATCGCACGATCGCAACCTTTCAGGAGTATCTATTGATCAATCAGTCGCAACGGCATCTAGAACATTACGTGAAACAGAGTGCGAATCAATGGTTATTTACCGAGTACAACGGCAATGAGGCGCGGGTTTCGCTGGCAACAGTTCCGGTTGAGTTCGCACTGGCAGATCTTTATGAGAATCTTGAGGGATAG
- a CDS encoding FAD-dependent oxidoreductase, whose amino-acid sequence MRELIADVLVVGGGTGGTAAAIQAARRGAKTILVSEFAWLGGMLTSAGVTAPDGNELAAFQTGIWGAFLRELEQRQPDGLDHAWVSFFTYEARIGAEIFADWVKELPNLGWIQGETPEKVLRENDRILSVEFQSVKVTAKITIDATELGDLLELGEIPYRWGWELQSEFNEPSAPIEHNKLTQTYPIQAPTWVVVIRDFGNTIALRIPEPPNYDRSKFEQAWTRYGAETFLNYGRLPGNRFMINWPISGNDYGDGVERLLNRETRVQFHQEAKNHSLGFAHFIQSQLGTRYGLAEDTFPTGALAIHPYHRESRRLIGITTIREQDLLPKGRVAPLPFRVEAIGCEYAENFCQSIAIGNYANDHHYPSGDIPLKPKSIRWGGRWTGTPFTIPYSCLVPSAIDNFLVCEKNISVTHMANGATRLQPVVLGIGQAAGMAAALCIEQNCQPRELDVRSLQLALVTDPVAPAAIFPLYNLSPSHPEWQDWQRYYIDHPESYPNSGESPAKSWIQPPSKTAQPFSGIFERKAVQEYTLRSIDNSEKLWSIVTVEAAIDAQLQKIQSGQLLNGLGKYNQSGNWILVEALSTE is encoded by the coding sequence ATGCGGGAACTGATTGCAGATGTGCTGGTTGTGGGAGGCGGAACCGGAGGAACAGCCGCAGCAATCCAAGCAGCACGCCGGGGAGCCAAAACGATTTTGGTCAGCGAATTCGCCTGGTTAGGCGGAATGCTCACCAGTGCAGGTGTCACCGCTCCCGATGGCAACGAACTCGCAGCCTTTCAAACCGGAATCTGGGGCGCATTTTTACGAGAATTAGAACAGCGTCAGCCCGATGGATTAGACCACGCTTGGGTAAGTTTTTTCACGTATGAAGCGCGAATCGGAGCCGAAATCTTTGCTGATTGGGTGAAAGAATTGCCTAATTTAGGGTGGATTCAAGGCGAAACTCCGGAGAAAGTTTTGAGAGAAAACGATCGCATTCTTTCAGTCGAATTCCAATCCGTCAAAGTCACGGCAAAAATCACGATCGATGCCACCGAACTCGGCGATCTACTCGAACTCGGAGAAATTCCGTATCGCTGGGGCTGGGAACTACAATCCGAATTCAATGAACCCAGTGCCCCGATCGAACATAACAAACTTACCCAAACCTACCCCATTCAAGCGCCCACTTGGGTTGTCGTGATACGCGATTTTGGTAACACGATCGCACTCCGCATTCCCGAACCGCCAAACTACGATCGCTCAAAATTCGAGCAAGCCTGGACAAGATACGGAGCCGAAACCTTCTTAAACTACGGACGCTTACCCGGAAATCGCTTCATGATCAATTGGCCCATTTCCGGCAACGACTACGGCGATGGCGTAGAACGACTGCTAAACCGAGAAACCCGCGTCCAATTCCACCAAGAAGCCAAAAATCATTCTCTCGGCTTTGCCCACTTCATCCAATCCCAACTTGGAACCCGCTACGGACTCGCAGAAGACACCTTCCCCACAGGTGCACTCGCAATCCATCCCTACCATCGAGAAAGCCGCCGCCTGATCGGAATCACCACCATCCGCGAACAAGATTTATTACCAAAAGGACGAGTCGCCCCGTTACCGTTTCGAGTCGAAGCGATCGGGTGCGAATACGCCGAAAATTTCTGTCAATCGATCGCGATCGGCAATTACGCAAACGATCATCATTATCCAAGCGGCGATATTCCCCTCAAACCGAAGTCAATTCGCTGGGGTGGACGCTGGACAGGCACACCGTTCACGATTCCTTATTCCTGTCTCGTGCCAAGCGCGATCGACAATTTCCTAGTTTGTGAAAAAAATATCTCCGTCACGCACATGGCAAACGGCGCAACCCGCTTACAGCCTGTCGTTCTTGGAATCGGACAAGCCGCAGGAATGGCAGCCGCTCTGTGCATCGAGCAAAACTGTCAGCCGCGAGAATTAGATGTGAGATCGCTCCAACTCGCCCTCGTCACTGATCCAGTCGCCCCCGCCGCAATTTTCCCTCTGTACAATTTGTCACCTTCACACCCCGAATGGCAGGACTGGCAACGCTACTATATTGATCATCCAGAGAGTTACCCAAACAGCGGTGAAAGTCCTGCCAAATCTTGGATTCAGCCACCTAGTAAAACGGCTCAACCGTTTAGCGGGATTTTTGAGCGCAAAGCAGTACAAGAGTATACCTTGAGATCGATCGACAATTCAGAGAAGCTTTGGTCGATCGTCACCGTAGAAGCCGCGATCGATGCTCAACTTCAGAAAATCCAATCCGGGCAACTACTGAACGGGCTAGGTAAATATAATCAATCTGGAAATTGGATTCTGGTAGAAGCTCTGAGCACAGAATAA
- the hetR gene encoding heterocyst differentiation master regulator HetR has product MTNDLDLIKLLSPSAMDQIMLYLAFSAMRTGGHRHGAFLDAAATAAKCAIYMTYLEQDGNLRMTGHLHHIEPKRVKAIVEEVRQALTEGKLLKMLGSQEPRYLIQLPYVWMEHYPWQPGRSRVPGSSLTSDEKRQIEQKLPPNLPDAQLINAFEFLELIEFLHARSQEDLPEDQRMPLSEALAEHIKRRLIYSGTVTRVESPWGMPFYALTRASYSPDDQEERAYVMIEDTARFFRLMQDWAQRQGQVMRILEELDIPSDRIESAIAELDEILRNWADRYHKEGGKPFVVQMVFGSAEL; this is encoded by the coding sequence ATGACCAACGACCTCGATCTGATCAAATTGCTCAGTCCAAGCGCGATGGATCAGATTATGCTGTATCTCGCTTTTAGCGCGATGCGGACTGGAGGACATCGGCATGGTGCGTTTTTAGATGCTGCCGCGACAGCCGCCAAGTGCGCCATTTACATGACGTATCTGGAGCAAGATGGAAACCTCCGCATGACGGGACATCTGCATCACATCGAACCGAAACGAGTCAAAGCGATCGTTGAAGAAGTCCGGCAAGCACTCACCGAAGGCAAGTTACTTAAAATGTTAGGTTCACAAGAGCCTCGGTACTTGATTCAGTTGCCTTACGTCTGGATGGAACACTATCCCTGGCAGCCTGGACGCTCAAGAGTTCCGGGAAGCAGTCTGACTTCTGATGAAAAGCGCCAGATCGAACAAAAACTTCCGCCCAATCTACCCGACGCGCAGCTCATCAACGCCTTTGAGTTCTTGGAGTTGATCGAATTTCTCCATGCGCGATCGCAAGAAGACCTCCCCGAAGATCAAAGAATGCCACTCAGTGAAGCCTTAGCGGAACACATTAAGCGCCGTCTGATCTACTCAGGAACCGTCACCCGCGTTGAATCGCCGTGGGGAATGCCCTTTTATGCGCTCACTCGCGCCTCGTACTCTCCAGACGACCAAGAAGAACGCGCCTACGTGATGATCGAGGATACAGCGCGATTTTTCCGCTTGATGCAAGACTGGGCGCAGCGACAAGGGCAAGTGATGCGAATTTTGGAAGAACTGGATATTCCGAGCGATCGAATTGAAAGCGCGATCGCCGAACTCGATGAAATTCTCCGCAACTGGGCAGACCGCTATCACAAAGAAGGCGGAAAGCCGTTTGTTGTACAAATGGTCTTTGGTTCCGCCGAGTTGTAA
- the psaC gene encoding photosystem I iron-sulfur center protein PsaC: protein MSHTVKIYDTCIGCTQCVRACPTDVLEMVPWDGCRAGQIASSPRTEDCVGCKRCETACPTDFLSIRVYLGAETTRSMGLAY, encoded by the coding sequence ATGTCGCATACGGTCAAAATCTACGACACCTGCATTGGGTGTACGCAATGTGTTCGGGCTTGCCCAACAGACGTTCTAGAGATGGTTCCCTGGGATGGCTGTCGAGCAGGTCAAATCGCATCTTCACCTCGTACTGAGGACTGTGTTGGTTGTAAGCGGTGTGAAACCGCTTGTCCGACTGACTTCCTCAGCATTCGGGTTTACCTGGGTGCTGAAACAACGCGCAGTATGGGTCTGGCTTATTAA
- a CDS encoding HAD family hydrolase — MSVTPRVLALDFDGVVCDGLKEYFQTAWKAYAQIWQAEATPDEKFAPAFYRLRPVVETGWEMPVLIRAIVTGIEEKRIFQNWTAIATQIVSEDHLKPLEISAIVDTIRDQQIATDLESWLVEHEFYPGVLDRLRSILTSSTDFFIISTKEGRFIKQLLQKQGIELKDEQVYGKESKRPKPQVLAELKETFGETASIWFVEDRLKTLQTIEKQETLANVELFLADWGYNTELERLEGEKSDRIHLLSLAQFAQDFSNWI, encoded by the coding sequence ATGTCTGTGACTCCTCGCGTTCTGGCGCTTGATTTTGATGGTGTGGTTTGTGATGGATTGAAAGAGTACTTCCAAACGGCTTGGAAGGCTTACGCGCAAATTTGGCAGGCTGAAGCAACTCCTGATGAGAAATTTGCGCCTGCGTTTTATCGATTGCGTCCAGTTGTGGAAACAGGCTGGGAGATGCCCGTTTTAATTCGGGCGATCGTTACGGGAATCGAGGAAAAAAGAATTTTTCAGAATTGGACTGCGATCGCGACTCAAATCGTTTCAGAAGATCATCTAAAGCCGCTGGAAATTAGTGCGATCGTCGATACGATTCGAGATCAGCAAATCGCAACGGATTTAGAAAGCTGGCTGGTGGAACACGAATTTTATCCAGGGGTGCTCGATCGACTGCGATCGATTCTGACCAGTTCAACCGATTTCTTTATCATCAGCACCAAAGAAGGGCGATTCATTAAACAACTGCTACAAAAACAAGGAATCGAATTGAAAGACGAACAGGTTTACGGCAAAGAATCGAAACGCCCGAAGCCGCAAGTTTTGGCTGAACTGAAGGAAACTTTTGGCGAAACGGCTTCGATTTGGTTTGTCGAAGATCGCTTGAAGACGTTGCAGACGATTGAGAAACAGGAAACGTTGGCGAATGTAGAATTATTTCTAGCAGATTGGGGGTACAACACCGAATTAGAGCGGCTTGAGGGGGAAAAGAGCGATCGTATTCACTTACTGTCTCTCGCCCAATTTGCTCAAGATTTCTCGAACTGGATTTAG